A genomic window from Geotrypetes seraphini chromosome 18, aGeoSer1.1, whole genome shotgun sequence includes:
- the LOC117351827 gene encoding rho GTPase-activating protein 24-like codes for MSALEHATIMNATQQDTTTCQHEHSCETPLYRGYEALPSCLYKCHQRGDGTQLSLSHEAYLYTAGRCDEVEKWMKTFGRVIWVPFTGVFGQTLESTLQFERRYGERSTPMIVEQCVNYIRNQGLQEVGLFTLPGQVRMVKDLQEAFDAGEKPSFDSTTDVHTVASLLKLYLWKLPEPVVPFSKYSEFLLCAKMLTEDKEKGLHELKKQLSELPSANINLLQYMCSFLDEVQYYSNWNKMGVQNLATVFGPNLLRPKVEDHDKSTEGGVWVQQLMSVMISEHSKLFPLPSVSHTSLAGHNEFQTCSFQNMSKEEHKKPQLSQTHIKSLSLPLRVTTNPVQAGSEKNAAHNSWLDKRVSFQSCESECNERTEEEDASRKAVPWENARESRSNNDGSELACKLEASPHFNLEESKAEIRSTLRQNGPFPTISKASSSCDEKQRTRNSGENTVAPTRQSILSTYDNAEISRGSVSEDMNSVDGISWSSYSFEAMVEENLSSRQSSRVSEDLDSTMAVPNNLGHSAALKNSNREGFSSTTDFSTSQSLPQCLLVDLKQQISKQKADYEAKIRSLEQQNDKLELEIQDLHSNLEQQKKWYGIVEIKMRNAERAKEDAERRNEMLQREMEEFFDTFRDLTNEGKTREQSF; via the exons GTGGCGATGGTACACAGCTCTCACTGAGTCATGAAGCGTACCTTTACACAGCAGGCAGGTGTGATGAAGTAGAGAAATGGATGAAAACCTTTGGGCGAGTGATATGGGTACCATTTACAG GGGTCTTTGGACAAACACTGGAGAGTACATTGCAATTTGAAAGGCGCTATGGTGAAAGATCGACTCCCATGATAGTGGAACAGTGTGTGAATTACATTCGAAACCAAGGCCTACAAGAAGTGGGACTCTTCACACTTCCTGGTCAGGTCAGAATGGTCAAAGATCTACAGGAAGCTTTTGATGCTGGTGAAAAGCCTTCATTTGACAG TACTACAGATGTGCATACAGTCGCTTCTCTTCTGAAACTCTACTTATGGAAACTTCCAGAACCTGTTGTGCCTTTCTCTAAGTATTCAGAGTTCCTGCTATGTGCTAAAATGCTGACTGAAGATAAAGAAAAG GGTTTGCACGAGCTAAAGAAgcaactttcagagcttccttcaGCAAACATCAATCTGCTGCAGTACATGTGCAG CTTTCTAGATGAAGTTCAGTACTATTCAAATTGGAATAAAATGGGCGTGCAGAACTTAGCAACAGTTTTTGGACCAAACCTATTACGTCCCAAAGTGGAAGACCACGATAAAAGCACCGAAG ggGGAGTCTGGGTGCAGCAGCTGATGTCAGTAATGATAAGTGAGCACAGCAAGCTGTTTCCTCTTCCAAGTGTTTCTCACACCAGCCTGGCTGGGCACAATGAATTTCAAACATGCTCCTTTCAGAATATGAGCAAAGAGGAACACAAAAAGCCTCAGCTCAGCCAAACACACATCAAGTCTCTCTCCCTGCCGCTGAGGGTCACAACCAACCCAGTACAGGCAGGCTCAGAAAAGAATGCAGCTCACAACTCCTGGTTGGATAAAAGGGTGTCATTTCAGAGCTGTGAATCAGAGTGCAATGAAAGGACTGAGGAGGAGGATGCCAGCAGAAAAGCTGTGCCCTGGGAGAATGCGAGGGAGAGTCGGTCTAACAACGATGGCAGTGAATTGGCATGCAAGCTTGAGGCGTCACCCCATTTCAATCTAGAAGAATCCAAGGCTGAAATAAGATCTACTCTTCGACAAAATGGACCCTTTCCAACTATTTCAAAAGCTTCAAGCAGCTGTGACGAGAAACAGAGGACCAGAAATTCAGGGGAAAATACAGTAGCGCCTACACGCCAGAGTATACTTTCCACATATGACAATGCTGAGATTAGCAGAGGATCCGTCTCGGAGGACATGAACAGTGTGGATGGTATCTCCTGGTCCAGCTACTCCTTTGAAGCCATGGTGGAAGAAAATCTAAGTTCTCGTCAGTCCTCCAGGGTCAGTGAGGATCTGGATAGTACTATGGCAGTCCCCAACAACTTGGGACACAGTGCTGCTCTTAAAAACAGCAACCGTGAAGGGTTCTCCTCCACCACAGACTTTTCTACCAGCCAAAGTTTGCCACAATGTCTGCTTGTTGATCTAAAACAGCAGATATCAAAGCAAAAGGCAGACTATGAGGCTAAAATCAGAAG TTTAGAGCAACAGAACGATAAGCTTGAATTGGAAATTCAAGACCTGCACTCCAATTTGGAGCAGCAAAAGAAGTGGTATGGCATTGTGGAGATTAAAATGAGGAATGCTGAAAGAGCAAAGGAGGATGCAGAGAGAAGAAATGAAATGCTTCAGCGAGAAATGGAAGAATTCTTTGATACTTTTAGAGATTTAACCAATGAGGGGAAGACGAGAGAGCAGAGCTTTTAA